In bacterium, the genomic window GACCATTTCAACCTGCATCTCAAAGAATGTGAATTCGGGTATAATATGAGACATGAGAACATGTACACAAAGTTACTCGAACTGCTCCGAAAGGAAGCACGTAACTAGACTAAACTAGTCTTGAACCTAATTAATTATGTTTAGTTTTTCGTTGTCTGATAGATTCATATCGGTATCGTATCTAATCATGGCTAATCAACCTATAGATGCGTTTCTCGCTCATGCTTTCACATCTGTCCCCCATCTGGCAATATAGAGAGCAATGGCAAAATCCTCGACAACACAAACCTCATCCGAGATCACGCTATCGAAGCGCGCCTTCTGGTATTTTTTCGGCTACCACGCTTGGCAAGTCATCAAGAAATTCGGGCTCTGGACGGTCATCGCGACTGCAGCTGGCACGAGTGTGAATCTTATTCGTACCGCTAAGATCTTCGGCATGTCGGATGGCGAGCTAGGATTAGCGTTCTTGCGGCCAGCCCCTTACGTCGCGGCTTGCTTCGTGACGGCCGTCGTGCTCCATGGCATGATTCGCGGCCTCATCTCGACGCTCAGTACCAAATACCGCCTGACGCCACAGGGTGTGATGCTCGAGCTCGGCTGGCTAACTCGGACTACGACCGTGGTAAGCTTCGAGCAAATCCAGCGTATGACCATCGTCTCAAATCCATACGATCGTCTCTTGAAGGCGGCGTATATCAATCTTGACCTCATCGGTGGTGCGAATAGCATCCAGCTTGAAGCGATCGACAAGACCTCGGTCGAAGATCTGTATGACGTGCTCGCAAACGCACGTATGCAAGCCCTGCGCACCGTGGCGCTCAATACCCTCGAGCTGGAGCGTAAACTCGTTGAGCCGGAGAAGAAGGCTCGGAAGCGCACTGGCTATCGTACGGCAACCGAGAAGCAAACTACTACTTACAAGAAGCCTGCGCCGAAAAAAGTTGCCAAGAAACCAACTGCGAAAGCCGCGCCGAAGAAATCTCCTCGCTCGCGAGCTGCAAAATCAAAACGAGCTACCTCGAGGGCAGC contains:
- a CDS encoding PH domain-containing protein, translating into MAKSSTTQTSSEITLSKRAFWYFFGYHAWQVIKKFGLWTVIATAAGTSVNLIRTAKIFGMSDGELGLAFLRPAPYVAACFVTAVVLHGMIRGLISTLSTKYRLTPQGVMLELGWLTRTTTVVSFEQIQRMTIVSNPYDRLLKAAYINLDLIGGANSIQLEAIDKTSVEDLYDVLANARMQALRTVALNTLELERKLVEPEKKARKRTGYRTATEKQTTTYKKPAPKKVAKKPTAKAAPKKSPRSRAAKSKRATSRAARQSQPVST